The Sinorhizobium alkalisoli genomic interval ACGCCGACCGTGGTGTCGAGGCCGTAGAGTACCATGCCGAGCGAATCGCCGACGAGCAGGAAATCGACATGCGGATCGAGGAGCCGCGCGATCGGCGTCGTATAGGCCGTGAGGCTGACGATCGGTCGCTCACCCTTCAGAGCCTCGATATTGGCGGGGCTGAGCCGCCGCTTCGTATTCTGAACGCTCATTCTCAGGCTACCTTTGCATAACTGGCGGAATTCGGTGCGATGACGCGATTGTCGAGCAGCTTCGTCGTCCCGAAGCGGACGAAGAGGAGGAGCAGCACCGGCTTGTCGCCGATCTTTCCGATCGGTTCGAGTGTATCCGGATCGCGCAGCGCCACCACTTCGGGGCGGGCGAGCGGCTCGGATGAAAGAAACTCTGTGACACCTTTCTCGACGGCGCCGGGATCGCTCTCACCGCTTGCAATCAGACGCTCGGCCTCGTCCAGGGCCTTTGGCACGATCGCAGCGGCACGGCGCTCCTCGGCCGTGAGATAGATATTGCGCGACGAACAGGCGAGCCCGTCGTCCTCCCGCACTGTCGGCACGCCGACGACCGCCACGGGCTGCGCCAGATCCTCCACCATGCGGCGGATGATCTGCAACTGCTGGAAGTCCTTCTCGCCGAAATAGGCGCGGTCGGGCTGGGCGATGTTGAACAGCTTGCTGACGACGGTCGCGACCCCGGCAAAATGCCCAGGCCTTACCGCGCCCTCGAGTTCGGAGCCCAGCTTGGGCAGGTCGACGACGGTTTCCATCGGCCGCGGATACATGTCGGCAACGCTCGGCGCGAAGAGGAAGTCGACGCCGCCCTCCTCCAGCATCCTCTCGTCGCGGGCGAGGTCGCGTGGATATTTGGCGAGATCCTCGCTTGGCCCGAACTGCAGAGGATTGACGAAGATGCTGGCAACGACCACGTGGTTTTCGCTGCGGGCGCGGCGAACGAGCTCCATGTGACCGACATGGAGATAGCCCATGGTGGGCACAAGCCCGATCGACTTCCCAGCGCGCCGGTGCTCGGCAAGGGCCGCACGCAGCGCGGCGATGGTGGTGATGGTCTTCATCTCCGGACCCTCCAATCCGCCGGGGCAGGAAAGACGCGCCCCGTTTCGCTGATATGGCTAGCCGCCGGCCCCGCGAAAAGGCAATTGCACAAATTTTGGCGGCAAAGCTCTATCTTGTGCGGCGCAAAAACACAAATGGAAATGGCGGAAGCGTGGCGACATCAAGGCAGCGATAATCGAGAGACGGTGGCTCGAAACACTGCGAGACCGGCATTTCCTGCGCACTACATGGACAACGAGAGAGACCTTGAAAGCCGTTGCCTCCGCGCCAGATATTTTTCTCGCCCCCTGTCGGCAAGCGGCCCAAGCCGGCGTCCTTTGCCGGTCACACCACATCACGAGGAAAAATCCATGCGCATGATCTTCGTCAATCTGCCGGTCAAGGACCTCGAGGCCTCCCGCGCCTTCTTCTCCGCGCTCGGCTTCACCTTCAATGAGCAGTTCTCCGACGACACCGCCGCCTGTACGGTCATCGACGAAAACGTCTTCGTCATGCTTCTGACCGAGCCGAAGTTCCGCGACTTCATCACCGGCGAGATCAGCGACACCGCCAAGGGCACGGAGGTCATCACCGCCCTCTCCGCTGCGAGCCGGCAGGAATGCGACGACATGCTGGAGAAGGCGCTTGCGGCAGGCGGCAAGCCCTGGAAGCCGGCCATCGACTACGGCTTCATGTACGGCGTCAGCTTCCAGGACCCCGACGGCCACGTCTGGGAATTCATGTGGATGGACATGTCCGCGCAGCAGGCGTGAGCGACGGGCGAGATTTCCGTGAAGTCTCTGCGCCGCCGACGCGGCGTGGAAGCCTCCCACGGAGCGACGCCGTAAGCCTCTGTATCCACGCATCGTACTCTCCGAAAATCGGGTCCGATGTTCGGGTCGATGAGCCAGGCATCGTTCGGACCATTGACGCGCGCCGCACCGGACCGTATTCGCGTGACGCGCTTCTCCATGCGGAGCCGATTCCGCCAGGCGGAAGATGCGCCACCGGAAGGACCTTCCGGGCTTCTCGATTGACAGAGTGCCCGTAAACGGACACGGTGGCGCCGCCGAGGGAGACGATGCAGACGGACACGTGGTACGCTGATCGGGAGCGGCTTCTGGCCATCCTCGATTTCTGGCACAAGATCGAGTTCTTCATTCCCTATGACCTTTCCTCCCGCGCCGTTCAGCGCGAAGGCAGGAGTGTCTTCTGGCTGCATGCGCAGACATTGGAGGATGACGCCGCCGCGCTGAGACGCCCCTCGATCCCGCAGGAGAAGGAGATCGCCGGCATTACCCTGTTTCTCGGCGTCTTCCACAAGTCGGAGATAGCGGGAGCAGGCCGGTTCTTCGGCGACGGGCCGGCTGAATACGAAGACGCCGAGCGCGGCGACCTCGACGGCGACAGCTGTTTTGCCAGCCTGCAACTCGACGCCTCGGGCAACCCGCTCTTCGAGACTTTCGCAATCTCGACGCTTCCCTGGGCGCTCGGCCGCAGCCGTGAACTCGGCCTCTCCGCGCTCGATTTCGGCGCATTCAGCGAAAGCAGACGAGAGCTCTCGGAACTGCTTCAGAACGTGGATGCGCAGCGGCGTCTCGATCAGCCGCCCGCGGATAACGGCGACCGGCCGCTGATGCCCCACGAAATTCTTGGGCTTCACGAACTGCTTTGCGATTGGGCAGGATTCGTCCCTGCGCACGAAACGCCCGTAGCCCTGGTCGAAATCCGGTTCCGGGATCGGCGGGCAAGGCCGGTCCGGCCGGCATTGCCGCCGCCGGAAGGCGAGACGACGACGGATGATGACGACGGCGTCGTCGCCGAAAAGGACATCGGCATCCTGAACAGCTTCTTCATCGAAGACATAGAGCAGGCGATGGCGCAGGTACGGGCGGGGACGGTTCCGGAAGCGCTCAGGCGATACCTGATGCCTCGCACCACAGAGGCGCGAATCGACCTCTATTCGGACGAGGGCCGCCATGCGCTGCTCGACATCCTCAACCCGCGGAACCTCAATCGCGGGCGATGGCCGAGCGAGCCGCATCAGGCGATGAGCCTGATGCAGCAATTCGCGATCAATTCGGCAACGCCCGCCCTGGCCGAATCCGGACTCTATTCCGTCAACGGGCCGCCCGGCACCGGCAAGACGACGCTCCTGCGGGAGATGATCGCCGACAAGGTCGTCAAACGCGCCAGGGTCCTTGCCGCCCTGGAGGCGCCACGCGACGCATTCGACGGTCGGCCGCGCAGCATCGCCTTTGCTGATGGCACTACGGCATCGCTGTCGGTGCCGAAACCCGAACTTGCCGGCTTCGAAATGGTGGTCGCCTCCTCGAACAACACGGCGGTCGAGAATATTTCCCATGACCTGCCGAAACGGCGCTCGATCGCCGAAGTCTCCGGCCGCGGATATCTGCAGACGGTCGCCCATAAGATCGCCGCCCAAAAGGATAACTGACAACTTCTCGACCTCTCGGATGATGACCGTCCGTGGGGCGATCGCCTGTGCGCTCGGAAAGGCGGGAAACCGCCGGGCGTTCAAAGAGCGTTTCGCCTTCATGCCCGTCGACGAAGAGGCAAGACCCACCTGGTCCGGACACGAAAGGCCGCAGACGATCTGGCAATGGCTGAAGAGCTACGAGGGACCCACTTTCACCGAAGCGGCCCAGCGGTTTCGTGCCGCCGACGATGCCGTGAGCGAGAGCATCCGGCGCTTTGTCCGTTACGCCGATCTCCACCGCGAGGTCGGCCTCGTTCCCCTGGAAGAATATTGCCGCGAGCTTCGCGAGCGGACCGAGGCTGCGGCCGACGACCATCGGCGGGCGCGGGAAAAACGTGACGCAGCCTTCGCGGAAGTGACAGCCCTCAAGGAGCGGCTTTCGCATCTGCAGGAGGAAGAGCATCTGCTCGACCGCTCCGCGCCGGGCTGGTGGCAAAGCGTGCTGCCGACGGCGGCCGGCCGCGAACACAGGAACAGCCGGGCGGCGAACCTGGAGCAACAGCTCTCGCTCGGACGGCTGAGAGAGGCCGAGCGTCGTCTCGCGGAACAGCAGGCGCGCGCGAAAAAGGCCGGCCGGCAGTACGAAGACTCCCGGCAGCGCCTGTCCATGCACGGGGAAGCCTGGTCGGAAAAACGCGATGAATTCGAGAATCTGGCAATGGCACTCGGCCATCGGGCCGTGCCGCTTCGCCTGGAGGAGCTCGAAAGCGTTCGGTTCCAGATCGACGGGCTGTGGCACTCGGACGAGTTGGCACGGCTGCGCACGGACCTGTTCGAAGCCGCGCTGGCTTTGCATGAGGCATGGCTGGCGGATGTCGGCAGCAAGGGTGGAGGGTTTGGGGGCAACATCGTCGCCACTGTCAAACTGCTGTCCGGCAATGAACCGTTGAAGCGCGACCATCTCCCAACGATCTGGCAAAGCCTGTTCATGATCGTCGCGGTCGTTTCCACGACCTTCGCCTCCTTCGCGCGTCAATTTGGCGGTCTGGGCCCGGGTTCAATCGGCTGGCTCTTCGTCGACGAAGCGGGCCAGGCCGTGCCGCAAGCGGCCGTCGGCGCTCTCCTGCGGTCAAAGCGCGCGATGATGATCGGCGATCCGCTGCAGATCGAGCCGGTCTTCAGCCTGCCAAGCGCCTTGATCGGCGCTCTCGCCGCCCTTTCGCCCCATACGTCGGAATGGCATCACGCACCGAACCGGGTTTCGGCGCAGATCCTTGCCGACGCCGGCAACCGTTTTGGCACGACGGTCCCCGCCGACGGTGGAGACGGCCTATGGATCGGCAGCCCCCTCAGGGTGCATCGCCGTTGCATCGAGCCGATGTTCAGCCTTGCCAATCGGATCGCCTATCGGAACAAGATGGTCTTTGCGGCGGGCGCAGGCCCCGCCGACGAAGAGGCGGCACCGTTCCGCAACGACAGCAGCTGGATCGACATCAAAGGCAGGGTTTCCGGCAAGCAGACCGTAGTCGGGCAGGTCGACTTCATCGTCGATGTCCTCGTCACCCTCTACCGCCGCGACGGGATCCTGCCAGCGAGCTACATCATCTCGCCCTTCAAGGAGACGAAAAATGCGCTGAAGCAGGCTTTGCTGCAGGCGAGGTGGAGTGACGCCGACAGATATTCCTCCCCGCCGAAACTGCACAGATGGCTGCAAGACAGAATCGGCACCGTGCACACCTTCCAGGGCAAGGAGGAGAGCGCTGTTTTCATGGTGCTGGGCACCGACGCCGATCACGTCGGAGCCGCCATCTGGGCATCGTCGAAGCCGAACCTGCTGAACGTAGCCGCCACGCGCGCCAGGCGCCGTTTCTACATCGTCGCCGACCGCGACCTCTGGCAAGGCATGCCCCACTTCCGGGAAGCCGCGAAGGCCTTGCAAACGGTGCGCGCGGCGGAATTCCTAGCCCGGCTCTAGATCTAAAGGATCAAAGCGGCCGCCTTGGGCGCGAGGCGCGTCGTTGCCCCTCGAAACAGGTTGAATTTCGCCTGTGTCGACTCCCCGCAACCGGTCAGGCGACCTGAGCCCAACCCATTGCCGCTATGCGACCTCAATGTCGGTTTGCGAAAAATCGTCGCCCTTGAACAGAAGGGGAAGGCGGTATGCCTTGGCGCAAGCATAGGAGAAACAGTCCCCGAAATTGAGCCGGGCGGGATGGGCGACGACGCCCCCATAGGTTCGGCAGGCTTCGATTGCCAGCTTGTGCATATTGCCGGCGATCGCCATTTCCTTCGCACCGATCGTCTCTATGAAGGCGTCGATGTGTTGTTGCGCGAGATCGATCAGATGCTGCGGGATCGGAACCTGATCGCCGAAAGCCTCGTCCCGCTTTTTCCGGGCCAGGCCAATGACGGCCTCATAGATCGAAAGAGAGGAATAGTAGATGGTCTTTTTCGACATCTCGATTTTGGCGATAAGGTCCCCGGCGTCTTTTTCGTCGCTCACAATCGCAACAATGGCGGAGGCATCCAGAAACATCAGATGCCGCCCCATTGCTCGTCCATGAATTTCTTCATGTCAAAATTGGGATCGTCCGGCCCCATCGCGCGGACATCATCCTGAATTTTTTTTATCCGGCCCCTTAGTGGTATAGCTTGCTTCGCGCGTTCCAGTTCATGTTGCAACGCGGTGCGAACTGCCTCTGTCTTGTTGGGCGCTTTGATGACCTCCTGGACCTGCTTCGCCAGCGCAT includes:
- the panC gene encoding pantoate--beta-alanine ligase → MKTITTIAALRAALAEHRRAGKSIGLVPTMGYLHVGHMELVRRARSENHVVVASIFVNPLQFGPSEDLAKYPRDLARDERMLEEGGVDFLFAPSVADMYPRPMETVVDLPKLGSELEGAVRPGHFAGVATVVSKLFNIAQPDRAYFGEKDFQQLQIIRRMVEDLAQPVAVVGVPTVREDDGLACSSRNIYLTAEERRAAAIVPKALDEAERLIASGESDPGAVEKGVTEFLSSEPLARPEVVALRDPDTLEPIGKIGDKPVLLLLFVRFGTTKLLDNRVIAPNSASYAKVA
- a CDS encoding VOC family protein; translated protein: MRMIFVNLPVKDLEASRAFFSALGFTFNEQFSDDTAACTVIDENVFVMLLTEPKFRDFITGEISDTAKGTEVITALSAASRQECDDMLEKALAAGGKPWKPAIDYGFMYGVSFQDPDGHVWEFMWMDMSAQQA
- a CDS encoding type II toxin-antitoxin system VapC family toxin encodes the protein MFLDASAIVAIVSDEKDAGDLIAKIEMSKKTIYYSSLSIYEAVIGLARKKRDEAFGDQVPIPQHLIDLAQQHIDAFIETIGAKEMAIAGNMHKLAIEACRTYGGVVAHPARLNFGDCFSYACAKAYRLPLLFKGDDFSQTDIEVA
- a CDS encoding type II toxin-antitoxin system VapB family antitoxin, with translation MSLYIRDNAVDALAKQVQEVIKAPNKTEAVRTALQHELERAKQAIPLRGRIKKIQDDVRAMGPDDPNFDMKKFMDEQWGGI